From Paenibacillus sp. V4I7, one genomic window encodes:
- a CDS encoding thioesterase family protein, protein MTQERWHQHQFRVRYEETDQMGVAYHANYLTWFEIGRTELIRELGYPYRRIEEKGLLLPLVEAEIKFKKPARYDDMVCVNTRVIDMSSVRLHFAYEIRKVSEEMMTLTVDSAAQPTGELLVTGATHHVWVNPSWKPVRIEKEAPELWQLLAKYS, encoded by the coding sequence ATGACTCAGGAGCGCTGGCATCAGCATCAGTTTCGTGTGAGATATGAAGAAACGGATCAAATGGGGGTTGCGTACCATGCCAACTATTTGACGTGGTTCGAGATTGGGCGGACCGAGCTTATCAGGGAGCTTGGTTACCCATACCGGCGAATTGAGGAGAAGGGGCTGTTGCTGCCGCTTGTTGAAGCGGAGATTAAGTTCAAGAAGCCTGCTCGTTATGATGATATGGTTTGCGTGAACACGCGAGTGATTGACATGAGCAGTGTTCGGCTCCATTTTGCCTATGAAATTCGTAAAGTTTCGGAAGAAATGATGACGCTAACCGTAGATTCGGCTGCACAACCTACCGGGGAATTACTTGTGACGGGTGCAACTCATCACGTTTGGGTGAATCCTTCTTGGAAGCCAGTACGTATAGAGAAGGAAGCGCCAGAATTATGGCAGCTGTTAGCTAAGTATTCATAA